The stretch of DNA TTGGATGTGCTAAGAGATTTCAAAAAAGTCCTGCAATATCTATCTGCGGCGCATGCTTCAGATCAGGACGGTAAGGCCAGTCAACAAAAATGCCGTTCGGCGACGGTTCGAATGTGAGCCACTTCACAAAATTGTCGTCTGTTTTGAACCAAGAATCAAGCAGCCTTGCCACTTCGATCACGTCTTGTTGGCTGTTCCTATCAGCACTCGCGGTCCCGGAGTCATAGTAACTAGTGTGATACCCTTGTCTACCGGCCCGCTTTTTGGGGTGCGAATGGGTGGTTTTGTGGGCTTGCCACCAGCACCGCACGTATTTTCCCTACAGATGTGGGCACTTGCAAAACTTCCCCGCAACGGCGCGGCGTCACTTTGCTTCATCGCCCAGGGTCTCTTTTAACAAATCGTACAAAGCATGCAATGATTGCGGAATAACCGTCGTATCGGAGATCACAGTCATAAAATTCGTATCGCCGCTCCAGCGCGGTACGATATGCCAATGCAAATGCCCCGGCAGCCCCGCGCCGGCGACATGTCCCAGGTTCAGCCCGATATTGAATCCCTGGGGAGAGAGGCTTTGCTGCATGGCCGAGGTCATTTGCTGCAAGACCTGCATGCACTCCAGCATCTCCTCATCATCCAATTGCCCAAAATCCCCCTTATGGGCGAGCGGCGCAATCAGCAAATGCCCGTTGTTGTACGGATACCGATTCAAAACGGTGATTGTCCGCGGACCGCGCGTCACGACCAGATTCTCAGCGTCGTTTTGCTCCGCAATATACCGGCACAAAAAACAATCCGGCCCGGATTCGTCCTTAGGCTCTTTGATGTATTGCAACCGCCAGGGCGCCCAGAGGATTTCTTGCGACACGGTTTCAGGACTCTTTTGATCTGGGGTGAAGGAATTTGCTATGGTACGTGTGAGGATCTCTTACCGCGCCGGCGGCAGAAAAATCGACTGCCCCGGCTGCAGTGTCGAGGTCGCGTCTAAACCATTGCTGTCCAGCAGTCGCGACAACGGAATTTGGTGGGCGCGGGCGATGCCCGAGAGTGTATCCCCCTGCCGGACTTGATAATACTGCTGCGTTTCACTGCGGTCGGGGATGTCGACGATTTGAGAAACAGGCACATGTTTGATCGGCCCTGGATTCGGCGTGAAGTCGCCGCTTTGCTGAGACACCACCGGTCCCGGCGTCTGTTGCGTGACGGGCCCCGTGCCGGGATCAATCACTTGATGGCCTCCGCAGCCAGCCATCATGACCAGAGACAACACAGGCAAAAATCGAAGTTGTCGGTCGGCATCAGAATCAGCATACACAATCCAGGATCCTTCCAATTCGATTCAGGCATCCGCTGCACAGTACGACCCAGATTCTAACGCGTTTGCCGACACATGAAAATGCCGGTCCGGGGCAGGCGGCTTGAGGCTTGAGGGGACAGGCGTGAGGGGAGTCAATTGGGCGTCGAGCGCAATAGGAATGTCGAATGATCAATCGAAACCGCTTGACATCCGATGTCGTATTGCGGCCTCCGAGATCTTTCTCAAGCCTGTCCCCTCACGCCTCAAGCCGATCAGCCCCCGCCGGGAGCGATGGGTCTGCTTGGAGCGAAGGGGCTGCTGGGGGTGTCCCACGGCGCAGCCAGCCGGAGAGGGTCCCGTAGGCGCGTTTGATCAGGCTGCCATCCAGTACGCCCTCGGTGATCGTGGCTTCGTCGCTGGAGAAGTTCGTCCAGACAGCATCGATGTACGGGGCGTACGACTGGCTAACGGTCGCGTAGAAACCTTGTTCGTTCATCGTCTTCAGTGAATCCGCATAGTGACCGATGACCACTTCATTAAACAAAATGCCGGCCACGCTGATGCCGGTCATCGTTCCCGTCGCCACCGATTGTGCTTTGCCGAGACTGTGCATGGTGACCGCCGTTGAGACATTCAACAGACTCACATTGTCCCGTCCGGCAATCTCGCGCATTTCATTCCAATAGCTGGTGATTTCCGATTCCGGAATGATCGACGTATAGTTGGCTGCCGAAATCGCCGCCCGCGTTTCGTCCAACGACTTTTTGAGTTCGTCCACCGACAATGGAGGCGCATCGATCAAACCGGCTGCCTGCCCGGATGCATTCCGCACAGCATCCAAAATGTCGTCCACCTGCTCAATCGTCGAAGTCTCGTCGATCAATCCTTGTGTCTTCAATTCGGTCGCCAATTCCTTGGCATACACCTGCGTTCCGTACGCCACGTCGCTGACAATTGCCAGCATCCACATCGGCGAGAGATGCATCATCGATAGACCCGCCAGATCGACAAAGTTGCCCACCGCCTTGCGGGCCATATAGCTCTCCATCCCCGCTTCCGCTTCAGCAACTTCAGCCGGTTTCGTCTTGCCAATATCCTCGGTGAGGAACCGCAGCGAATTTCGGACAACCACCTCATAGGTCTTGGAATTATGAAAGCCCCGCGGCACCAACAATTCCGCCGCTTCACGCGCCGCTCCGGACGCCAATGCCACCGTACTGCGCACCGTCCGCTCAGGCAGCGATAAGGTGTAGAGCAAATACTGTGTCAAATCCGGCGCGGCGACGTCCAGCGGTACATGCTTTCCGCACGAAACACATTTCAAATGCCCGGCCAACGCTTTTTCATCACTCAGCTCACCCTGGCAACGGGGACAACAATGGTCGGTGGTCATGCGATTCAATCCCCAATTTATTGATTAAATTGTGCGACAGCACGTCTCTCTCAAATAGAGGTCTATCCTTGAATAACGGGTACTTCTGCCCATTGGATCACAAGAATTAGCATTTCCTCCCGGGTAATTCCCCACTCAGACAAGACGATTGCCGGGCGTCCTGGCGTTTTGCTTGCGACTTTTCCGGTTACGGGAGGGAATCTGAGAATGCTCAGGTTGGCGAAGATTCGATTTCGTCCTGCCGATGCGATCTCACAGCAGGCATGGTGACTTTACAATTCTCCATGTTTTTTGGGCAAGGACGCTCTCATGAAATTCCAATGGAAGGCAGCATGCGCACTCTGTGCCGCCCTGATGTTCGTCGGCTGTACGCGTGTGGTTGTTAAAAAAGATCCCGGATACGACGACAAAGGATTTCGGTATTACCGGCCAAAACCCTATCTGTTTATAACGCCCGGAACGAGCGGTGGTGGCGGGCCCAGTACGTTTTCTATTCAGCAAGGAAAACCACTGGAGATCAAAACCAGCCAAACCGGTAATGCGGGGGAGATCGCACAAGCCGGCTATCAGCTGTCCGACACAGATGCCGATGTGACTGACGCGAATACATTTCAAAAACTTTCTGCGCCGGGGGCTCCCCAAGCTCCGTCAAAGATCTCCATCGATCTTGTCTACATGCCCGATTTCGCTGAGGAATACTCGGTCGAATTGAAACCCGGCCTAGGCATCGGCGAGTTAAGCATGGAATTGGAGGATGGCTGGAAGCTGACCAGCGTGGGTATCAAAACGGATCAACAAGTCGATGAAATCATCAGTAGCGTTGCGGAAGTTGTGGAGGCTGGTGGCGGATTATTGGCCCCGAGAGGGGAAGCAACCAGTGATGGGGGTGCACCTGTTGGACCCCATGGGATCTACGCCACAAACGTCCCCTTCGGATTCTACGAAGCAGTGATCGCCTGTGATCCGTGCGGCCGCAAACAATTGTATGGTTGGCGCTACGTCGGCTTTATGCCGTTTCAAAGTTGTCCCACGCAGCCTTGCGGCATGCAGACCGTGGGATGCGAAACAGACGTAGGCACGATCTTTGGATTGGTGTGGGTGAACGGAATTTTGCAATTCGCAGAAATCGGCGAGATTCCCCGCCAACCGCAACCGTAACCGAATTTGCCCATCACAAGATTACACTGAAAAATAATTACAGCGGATGTTTTTTTTAAGACTGGGGGCGTCATCGGCCTGTATCTGTCGGTGACGCCCCAATTTCGTAGACAATCTGGTACATCGCAAACTTTGCGCTTGGAATTCGAGCGCGTCTCTGCACCCTCGTCGCCCTGGGCATTTCGGCGGAAACTGGTATTCTGTGTCAAAGCGAACTCGAGAATACACCGCTGATTCCATCCGCAGATAATTCCCCCATGACTTCCAAGTCGCAACCCGTACATCTGGTCACGCAGCAACCTTTGAGCATGACGACTGCTGGGTTGTGCGTATTGATGTCGGCACTGTGGGGTGCCAATGCTGTCGCTGTCAAATTCTCCACCGTCGATATTCCCGCGATCTCCACTGCATTGATTCGCTTCGTGCTCGCAACGCTATTTATGCTGCTTTGGTGTCGCTGGGAAGGCGTCGGACTAAAACTAAATCGGACACAGTTCCGGTCGGTGCTCATCACGGGCGTCTTGTTATTTTTGCAGATCGGCGCATTTCATCTCGGGGTGGCCCGATCGAGTTCCTCGCACGCGACGCTGTTCGTCAACACCTATGTCTTTTGGGTGGTGGCCTTAGAACATTTTGTGATGCGGGCGACGCAACTTTCCTGGAATCGCATGCTGGGGCTGCTCATCGCCGGATCAGGCGTCGTGCTGATCGTGGCGGTCGACACACAAAACACAACACCCACCAAAGGCGATCCCGCGACACTCGCAGGCGACCTCATGTTGTTGGCCAGCGGATTTTTGTTAGGCGTCAAGATCATCTACACCAAACACGCGCTACGTAAAGTGCAACCGGGGCCCCTCACATTTCATAGCGGCCTCGTCGGTGTCGTGCTGTTTGCGATCTACACCACACTCTTCGAAGGAGTGAACCTACTCCACGTAACACCGGCTGTGATTTGGCAATTCAGCGTCGAGCACACCCCTTCGCTGTTGGGGTTATTGTATCAAGGCGTGGTGGTGGCCGGCTTCTGTTTCGCACTCTCGGCGTTGCTACTGCGACGGCACGCCGCTTCACAAATCTCAGTCTTCAGTTTCGCCTCACCGCTATTTGGCCTAACGTTCAGCGTCATCTTCCGCGGCGACCAACTCTCCCCCTGGCTAGCCGTCGCCGCCCTATGCGTCATCGTCGGCATCTGGCTGGTAACGGCGGTGAAAGCACGTGGAGAAAACGGCGTTCCATCGAAGAAATCGGCTCGATGAGCAATCATCTCTGACGCGAAGCTCATTTTGCGCGAACCCTTCCGCAGTTTTCGTATCTAATGGGAAACCAGTCTATCGCATCGAGCAAAAAACTATGACTACTTTTTTCTTCAACCAAGCCTCTTACACATTTGACTCGTCATTCGATGGCGAGGCGGAGACGGTGTCGGTCTGAAGCATTTCCGAAAACCCAACCTCAGCCCGCCCAGTGAATTCGCTTGGCGGGCTGTTTTTGTTTCTGCAGTTGGATTTCTCTGTTTAAGTCGCAACTACTGCCCTGGCGCTGCATGGGCACAAAAAGGCTGCCGAGGCTGCTCTCCTTGTCGGCTGGTCAGTGGGCGCGGTGCAATTCCTCACTTCGAAAGGAGTACTTTGAGCAATGGTTCAGAAAGTTCACGTGAATGTCGGGACAATCGGTCACATCGATCATGGTAAAACAACGTTGACGGCGGCCATACTGGCTGTGCAGGCGTGCCGTGGAATGGCCCAAGCCAAAAGCTACGCGGATGTTTCCAAAGGAGGGACCGTGCGTGATGAGACGAAAACGGTAACCATTATCACGAGTCATGTGGAGTACGAAACCGAGCGGCGCCACTATGCGCATGTTGACTGCCCCGGCCATGCCGATTACATCAAGAACATGATCACCGGCGCGGCTCAGATGGACGGCGCAATTTTGCTCACGTCGGCGGTTGACGGTCCGATGCCGCAAACACGTGAGCATATCCTGCTTGCGCGACAGGTCGGTGTGCCGCATATCGTGGTGTTCGTCAACAAGTGTGACCTCGTCGACGATCCGGATATCATCGATCTCGTCGAGATGGAAGCCCGTGACCTGTTAACCAAATACGGCTACAAGGGTTCGCAGGTGACAGTCATCCGAGGGAATGCCAAAGGCGCTCTGGAGCATCCCGATGATCCACAATTTTCTGGGTGTATCGAAGAGTTGCTGGCCGCTTTGGATACGGAGATTCCTGATCCATACCGGGATGTCGACAAACCATTTTTGTTGGCAATCGAAGGTGTGCATCAAATCGAAGGACGCGGAACGGTGGTCACGGGGCGTATCGAGCAAGGTCTCGTCCGTGCCGGTGACGATGTCGAGATCCTGGGGCTAGCGGAACCGATTCGTACGGTTTGTACAAGCGTGGAAGCGTTCCGGCAAGTGTTGGATGTTGGTTCCGCCGGTCAAAATGTTGGTCTGTTGTTGCGTCGAGTGAAGCAAGATCAAGTGTGTCGCGGTCAAGTGATCGCGGCGCCCGGTAGTATATTGCCTCGCCGAAAATTCCAGGCCGAAATTTATGCATTGACGAAGGAGGAAGGAGGACGCCATTCTCCATTTTTTAATGGTTATCGTCCTCAATTCTACTTCCGGACCACGGATGTGACAGGTGATACGAAGTTGGTTGGCAAGACCGAAATGGTCCTACCGGGCGACTCAGTGTCGGTTCGAATCGGCTTGGATAAGCCGGTTGCTTTGGAACCGGGCACACGTTTCGCGATTCGTGAAGGAGGTCGGACTGTCGGCTCCGGCGTAGTAACCGAAGTCGATTGACAGTCCCTTGGCAACGCACCACTCGTCGCAACGCGCGGCGAGTGGTGTCTGTAAAAGCAAGTTGAGTTGCCACGTCATCACGACAACAGCAGGCGTTCGCCGGTAACATCATCATCGAGCGTGATATGACAATTCGAGATTGCGAATTGTTGGTCCGTAAACCATCGTTGAAATGCGGGAATGTCGAATTGCGTTTCTCCTAGGAGGGAGCGGTCTGGCAGAAAGCTGATTTGTTCCCATGTTTTAGTAGTGTCGCCTATCTCGGCGAAGGGACCGACCGGGGCTCCTCGTTGATACTCTTGTCGCCAATGCCGGGCATCGATACCACAATCGACTTTCAGCCACTCGCTCAGTGCATTGACAACGACGACCCCCACTCGACACAGATCTTTATTGACGGCACGTTTGGCATCACGGCAAGCGTACATGATCGTCAAGAGACTCTGAATGGCTGGCAATCCGTCGCTGCCGATGAGTGGAAGCGGTAGCCCGTTGTCCCAAATGGCGATACTCCCGTCACCGCGGATTGTTATGCGAATCTCTGTTGCGCAACCTTCGAGTGCGTTGTCCAGTGAAATGCACAGACATTCCTGCACGAGAGAATTCACTGCATGCCGCTGGCCGAATTCAGGCAAATACATGGTCGGCCGAGCACGAATCCCGTCTGTTGCACTGAACGAATTTATTGGCTGTGTGTTATCGCGAGAATTTGACATGACGCATTCCCCTTTGACGAGAGAGTTGTATTATAACAAATTCCACGTCCTTCAGACTCTGACTCAGTGGTTGGTCGACACACGCTAGATGAAACACGCCCCATGATCGGCATCCTCGCGGACACACACAATCACGTCAAACGCACACTGGCCGGTGTGCGGGTGTTGCAAGAGCAGGGGGCGGAGGTGTTGGTGCATTGCGGCGATTTGGCGAGTCCCGAAATCGTCGAGATCTGCGCCGTGCTGCCGCTGTATTTTGTGTTCGGCAATCACGACGCGGACAGCGCCGCTGATTTGAAACAGGCAGCCAAGAAACATGGGGCAACCTGTCTGGAGTGGGGCGGGCAGTTCGAGCATCGCAGCAAACGGATCGCCGTCGTCCACGGCCACATGACGATCGACCTGCGGCCGTTGCTGGAATCCGAACCCGATTACCTACTCACTGGCCACACCCACACCGCCCGCGACTGGCAATCCGGCCCCACCCGCCGCATCAACCCCGGCGCATTGTTCCGCACCAGCGAACCATCCGTGGCGCTGTTGGATGTGGTGGCGGATGACGTGCGGTTCTTACGGGTAGTTGTGTAGTAACAACTTGAGAAGTGATTTTAGTGGTCGGAAATGACGAGTTCACAAACGCACTGTTTCGCCACCAGAAAGGATATCTGACGCAATTTTGGCACCCGTCGCCTTCGGAGTAGCCAATAGCAAGAAATAAAGGTGACCACCTTTTGAATTGCGAATCAAAGCTGCTTTGGATACGTGTCCAAAGGCCTTTTTCAACCGAGCGCGGTACCAACGTAAAAGCGCTATACCAGAGTTTTCTGATTTTTCATCAATTTCTTCACCGAACAAGTTGAATTGTGGCTTATATAGTTCCCTGTACCAATCGGGCGAACCAAAGTATCTATCAAGCTTTTCCCGACTTTTTTTAGTAAGCTTCGTCGAATCACGGGGCAGGAGTCGTTGGATAGCCATCCCTACTGGAAAATTTAAAAACACTTCGATTGCTTCTGTTTGGGCGAGGTTTTGAAGAGTATCCCACCCCACCTGCATTCCGAAGGGATCAAGAAAGACGACTGCTCGGTTCGTTTTCCAATTAACTTTTTTGGAATTGACGACGCGATTCAGAAGAAACTCGTTGCAATCCAATTTGTGAATTGAAATGCTGCGAGAAGTTCCAAATTCTTCTTTCAATTGTTCGAGTTCAGTGGCGCGTTCAGCATTTTTTTCGACGAAAATATAGCCCGAAAATGGATTGTTAAGTTCTAGAGCGATCCTCGGAGAGCCTGCCAGAAAGGCTTGGTGTTCCGGTTGTTGAGATCCATCATGCGATAAATCCAGCAGTGCAGATTCAACTTCGAGTTCATTGACCTCCTTGTCACGTACCTGGTGCTTTCCAGGGCCAGCAAACGCATCAATGTAATAATAGCCTTCACACCAACTCTGTTTTCGCATGATCGTTGTGTAGGCATTCAAGTACTTCCCTAAGCGATCAAGTTTGTCTTTCGCCCACGGACCAACTGTGCTGGAAGCCATATTGCATCCTCAGAAATGGAGATATCACGCGCTCGCCACCTCCAACAACTCATGTTCGATTTTTGAGCGCAATGTTTTTCGAGTTACCGTATCCGCCATCGCATGGCGTGAGATCTCCGGAAACTCGTCATAAGTCCGTCCCTCCAACTCCCGCCCCGCCAGTTTCTTCCGCACACCGCCCCATTGTTTGAAGAAGAACGGCACGCCTGCAGCGGAGCATTGTTCGCGGATGTTGACGACCCAGTCCGGGCGCATTGGGCGCGCACCGGCGCCGCTTTCGCCGCCGACGATCACCCAGTCAATGCCGCTCAAATCGAACGTGCCAATATCTTCCAGGAGTGGTTCGATCGACAGGAACGTCATCGCTGCCCCTGCGTGACGAAGATGGTCAATTCGCGGTAGGCCGTGCCGGCGGTTTTCGACGCTGGTCCCCCACCAAATGTGCGGTTGCTGCGCGGCGGCCCGGAGCTTGGTTTGCAGTAAGTCTTGTAGACGTTGCGATCGTTTGGTCAAAACTTGATACACGTGCCAGTTGGCTGTGCACATCATTTCCACCACCGCTTCTATGTAATCGTCCGGCACGTCTTCGTGAAACAGATCGCTCATGGAATTCACGAACACCATTTTCGGTTTCGACCATTTGAGCGGCTCCGTCAGTTTTTCTGGAACGAGTCGCAGGTCAAACCCCTGTTCATAGGGATGCCCCGGCACGCCGCGAAAACGTTCAGCAAACGTCTCCGCATAGCAATGCTTGCAGCCGGGGCTGATTTTGGTGCAACCCCGCATTGGGTTCCAGGTTGCATCGGTCCATTCAATTTTTGAGCCGTCACTCATTGATCACCTCGTTGTGTACATGTGTACATTATTGTCTTGCTGGCGCTGTATTGCAACGGAATTCCTACATCATTTCAAAAAAATCAGCCATGCCAAAACCGTATTGGTGCGGACTGGGGTGGGGATAGTCTCAAGCAAGTTACGACTTCGACGCATGTCAAAGACGCCGACAGTGTCGGTTGCGCCGAATCCCCCTCTTGCGCCGGCGGCGGGTGCTGGCGGGTATGCGAAGTGCGGATAAATTGGGCAGGAAGGCTAAAGGGGGTAGCCTGTGCGTGTCGAAGAAAAGAGATGAACGGGCAACGTCTGGTTGTCGGACGTACGAAATACTGACACTTTTTGGGGATAACGGAGAGATGAAACACGCATTTTGGATCTCCGTCGCCGCCGGGCTATTCTTGGTTGCATGCGACGGAACTACAGCCGAAGCAGGATATTGTGGAGCAGCGAACTACTCATGC from Symmachiella dynata encodes:
- a CDS encoding LysM peptidoglycan-binding domain-containing protein; amino-acid sequence: MYADSDADRQLRFLPVLSLVMMAGCGGHQVIDPGTGPVTQQTPGPVVSQQSGDFTPNPGPIKHVPVSQIVDIPDRSETQQYYQVRQGDTLSGIARAHQIPLSRLLDSNGLDATSTLQPGQSIFLPPAR
- the tuf gene encoding elongation factor Tu; this encodes MVQKVHVNVGTIGHIDHGKTTLTAAILAVQACRGMAQAKSYADVSKGGTVRDETKTVTIITSHVEYETERRHYAHVDCPGHADYIKNMITGAAQMDGAILLTSAVDGPMPQTREHILLARQVGVPHIVVFVNKCDLVDDPDIIDLVEMEARDLLTKYGYKGSQVTVIRGNAKGALEHPDDPQFSGCIEELLAALDTEIPDPYRDVDKPFLLAIEGVHQIEGRGTVVTGRIEQGLVRAGDDVEILGLAEPIRTVCTSVEAFRQVLDVGSAGQNVGLLLRRVKQDQVCRGQVIAAPGSILPRRKFQAEIYALTKEEGGRHSPFFNGYRPQFYFRTTDVTGDTKLVGKTEMVLPGDSVSVRIGLDKPVALEPGTRFAIREGGRTVGSGVVTEVD
- a CDS encoding DMT family transporter, whose translation is MTSKSQPVHLVTQQPLSMTTAGLCVLMSALWGANAVAVKFSTVDIPAISTALIRFVLATLFMLLWCRWEGVGLKLNRTQFRSVLITGVLLFLQIGAFHLGVARSSSSHATLFVNTYVFWVVALEHFVMRATQLSWNRMLGLLIAGSGVVLIVAVDTQNTTPTKGDPATLAGDLMLLASGFLLGVKIIYTKHALRKVQPGPLTFHSGLVGVVLFAIYTTLFEGVNLLHVTPAVIWQFSVEHTPSLLGLLYQGVVVAGFCFALSALLLRRHAASQISVFSFASPLFGLTFSVIFRGDQLSPWLAVAALCVIVGIWLVTAVKARGENGVPSKKSAR
- a CDS encoding DUF5131 family protein; protein product: MSDGSKIEWTDATWNPMRGCTKISPGCKHCYAETFAERFRGVPGHPYEQGFDLRLVPEKLTEPLKWSKPKMVFVNSMSDLFHEDVPDDYIEAVVEMMCTANWHVYQVLTKRSQRLQDLLQTKLRAAAQQPHIWWGTSVENRRHGLPRIDHLRHAGAAMTFLSIEPLLEDIGTFDLSGIDWVIVGGESGAGARPMRPDWVVNIREQCSAAGVPFFFKQWGGVRKKLAGRELEGRTYDEFPEISRHAMADTVTRKTLRSKIEHELLEVASA
- a CDS encoding HIT family protein → MSQEILWAPWRLQYIKEPKDESGPDCFLCRYIAEQNDAENLVVTRGPRTITVLNRYPYNNGHLLIAPLAHKGDFGQLDDEEMLECMQVLQQMTSAMQQSLSPQGFNIGLNLGHVAGAGLPGHLHWHIVPRWSGDTNFMTVISDTTVIPQSLHALYDLLKETLGDEAK
- a CDS encoding three-Cys-motif partner protein TcmP, with amino-acid sequence MASSTVGPWAKDKLDRLGKYLNAYTTIMRKQSWCEGYYYIDAFAGPGKHQVRDKEVNELEVESALLDLSHDGSQQPEHQAFLAGSPRIALELNNPFSGYIFVEKNAERATELEQLKEEFGTSRSISIHKLDCNEFLLNRVVNSKKVNWKTNRAVVFLDPFGMQVGWDTLQNLAQTEAIEVFLNFPVGMAIQRLLPRDSTKLTKKSREKLDRYFGSPDWYRELYKPQFNLFGEEIDEKSENSGIALLRWYRARLKKAFGHVSKAALIRNSKGGHLYFLLLATPKATGAKIASDILSGGETVRL
- a CDS encoding metallophosphoesterase family protein → MIGILADTHNHVKRTLAGVRVLQEQGAEVLVHCGDLASPEIVEICAVLPLYFVFGNHDADSAADLKQAAKKHGATCLEWGGQFEHRSKRIAVVHGHMTIDLRPLLESEPDYLLTGHTHTARDWQSGPTRRINPGALFRTSEPSVALLDVVADDVRFLRVVV